A region from the Sulfurivermis fontis genome encodes:
- a CDS encoding lytic transglycosylase domain-containing protein, translated as MKAVLVATALVVFVPAANAAYDQCFAEAAQRYGVAQELLRAIAAQESGLDTAAEGRNADGSRDIGVMQINTWWLPLLERYGIHEEHLWEPCLNVHVGAWILAGNIARYGYTWDAVGAYNAGTAKSKEAKRRRENYAHKVAGQLVLHRARDGLRGTAQQSR; from the coding sequence TTGAAAGCGGTTCTCGTGGCAACAGCACTGGTGGTTTTCGTACCCGCGGCAAATGCGGCATACGACCAGTGCTTTGCCGAGGCAGCACAGCGCTACGGCGTCGCCCAGGAACTGCTCCGCGCGATCGCGGCGCAGGAGAGCGGATTAGATACCGCAGCGGAAGGTCGCAATGCCGACGGAAGCCGCGATATCGGGGTGATGCAGATCAACACCTGGTGGCTTCCGCTGCTGGAGAGATACGGCATCCACGAGGAACACCTCTGGGAGCCGTGCCTCAATGTGCATGTGGGCGCCTGGATACTCGCCGGCAATATCGCCCGGTACGGATACACCTGGGACGCCGTCGGCGCGTACAACGCAGGCACGGCGAAATCGAAAGAAGCCAAAAGGCGACGGGAGAACTATGCGCATAAGGTCGCTGGTCAGCTTGTTCTGCATCGCGCTCGTGACGGGCTGCGCGGTACAGCACAGCAAAGTCGCTGA
- a CDS encoding disulfide isomerase DsbC N-terminal domain-containing protein, producing the protein MAPKMNLRASALAGLLLVSAHAAAGDQANDSDGEVWRKALPGTKLDEIRPEPRFPGVYEIVMGDKVVYGDATGRYLLFGHIYDVKTNEDVTQQRLDAVNASARIPWDTLPLQLAVRETLAPAGAPKLAILFSTSCAWCKKLYGDVKSARDKDRNITRQGLEFQADVRFMILAPEEPAPNPGYLASADYVQHQLADHILCGGSPELNLQTAMMEDGFLEKFRTDLVSLKHVPGGLIRKVRPGTSQRTSIPKESECDSAQALAAVRNFAKAHGLASTPTLISGDGRVHRGYLPPEKLLAWLSAGTGGPATKTAGREKQP; encoded by the coding sequence ATGGCACCAAAAATGAACCTCCGGGCCAGCGCACTTGCGGGCCTGCTCCTGGTGTCCGCCCACGCGGCGGCAGGCGATCAGGCAAACGACAGCGATGGCGAAGTGTGGCGCAAGGCTCTGCCCGGCACAAAGCTGGATGAGATCCGTCCGGAGCCCCGGTTTCCTGGCGTGTACGAGATCGTCATGGGCGACAAGGTTGTCTATGGCGACGCGACCGGCCGATACCTCCTGTTCGGCCATATCTATGACGTCAAGACAAACGAGGATGTCACTCAGCAGCGCCTCGATGCGGTAAACGCCTCGGCGCGCATTCCCTGGGACACGCTACCTTTGCAGCTCGCCGTGCGCGAGACCCTTGCCCCGGCCGGCGCGCCGAAACTCGCAATTTTGTTCAGCACCAGCTGCGCGTGGTGCAAGAAGCTCTATGGCGACGTCAAGAGCGCCAGAGACAAGGACCGCAACATCACAAGGCAAGGGCTCGAATTCCAGGCCGACGTGCGCTTCATGATTCTGGCGCCGGAGGAGCCGGCGCCCAACCCGGGTTACCTGGCGTCCGCCGACTACGTTCAGCACCAGTTGGCAGATCACATCCTCTGCGGGGGCTCGCCCGAACTGAATCTCCAGACCGCGATGATGGAGGACGGGTTCCTGGAGAAGTTCCGCACTGATCTTGTCAGCCTGAAGCACGTCCCCGGCGGTCTAATCCGCAAAGTCCGCCCCGGGACGTCACAACGCACGTCCATTCCCAAGGAAAGCGAGTGCGACAGCGCGCAGGCGCTGGCGGCCGTGCGGAACTTCGCCAAGGCGCACGGCCTGGCCAGCACCCCGACCCTGATCAGCGGCGACGGCCGCGTCCACCGCGGCTACCTTCCGCCCGAGAAGCTGCTGGCGTGGCTTAGCGCGGGAACGGGCGGACCCGCGACGAAGACGGCCGGGAGAGAGAAACAGCCATGA
- a CDS encoding type-F conjugative transfer system secretin TraK — MSIRLKRLMRPLLLLLASNAQAAQLVEVRDGTVVSVRVSGGEPNRIVIRDGRIHKVWGAEGKAVLKPDADTGQVYLQPAEGWRNRPFSLFVKDDQGGVYTLVLTPAEMPSETVTLVRPERARSADRQKAVAWETEKPYERTVLELVKHMALDTLPEGYSLTEVKREIRLWQEARLVLQSRYVGGRLEGEVYELTNVDAKTMRLDEREFYRDGVLAVSVDRHELGPGERTRIFLVVGGSTQ, encoded by the coding sequence GTGAGCATCCGTTTGAAGCGGCTGATGAGACCGTTACTGCTCCTTCTGGCCAGTAACGCTCAGGCAGCACAGCTTGTCGAAGTGCGCGACGGCACAGTCGTGTCGGTCCGCGTTTCCGGCGGCGAGCCCAACCGGATCGTGATCCGCGACGGCCGCATCCACAAGGTGTGGGGCGCCGAGGGAAAAGCCGTACTCAAGCCCGATGCGGACACCGGGCAGGTCTATCTGCAGCCGGCGGAAGGCTGGCGTAACCGGCCGTTTTCGCTGTTCGTCAAAGACGACCAGGGTGGCGTCTACACCCTGGTGCTCACGCCAGCGGAAATGCCGTCGGAGACCGTAACTCTGGTACGCCCGGAGCGCGCCCGGAGCGCCGATCGGCAGAAGGCCGTCGCGTGGGAAACCGAGAAGCCCTACGAGCGCACTGTGCTCGAACTCGTCAAGCACATGGCCCTCGACACGCTGCCCGAGGGCTATTCGCTCACGGAGGTCAAGCGCGAAATCAGGTTGTGGCAAGAGGCTAGGCTGGTGCTTCAAAGCCGCTATGTCGGCGGGCGACTGGAGGGCGAAGTCTACGAGCTCACCAACGTCGACGCCAAAACGATGCGCCTCGACGAGCGCGAGTTCTACCGGGATGGGGTGTTGGCCGTGTCCGTCGACCGCCACGAACTCGGCCCGGGCGAACGTACCCGGATATTCCTGGTCGTGGGGGGCAGCACACAATGA
- a CDS encoding DEAD/DEAH box helicase has protein sequence MENVISLSQFVEDFGDGLLEAVARQNPPVHDGTPDPFRELVMDGLTRKPFDAQRDAVQAAVKLLNDAGEPAAIINAEMGTGKTMMAISAAAVMHAEGARRFLVVSPPHLVYKWRREIRETIAGARVWVLNGPDTLRKLIAMRGMIGLPSPDEPEFFVLGRVRMRMGFHWKPVVAVRKRHVRQFTEDGNERSRSLVKTTEVAACPDCGHVLVDVEGIPLPPAAFPDDMRRSCPECGVALWTLIRPGKPKSRRDLVRQALLQIPTIGPKSADRLLSVFGEEALEEMLSDNVYEFVNLMDDKGELMFADRQAARIERRLAALEFNFGQGGYQPTEFIKRYLPRGFFDLLIVDEGHEFKNEGSAQGQAMGVLANHVRKVLLLTGTLMGGYADDLFFLLWRIMPQRMVEDGFRPNGRGSLGSAAMEFMRQHGILKDIYKETEGESHRTSRGKQVTVRTVKAPGFGPKGIARYVLPFTVFLKLKDIGADVLPPYEERYVDVAMEPEQAERYNHLASTLTAELKEALRKGDNSLLGVVLNTLLAWPDTCFREEVVKHPRTRALLAFAGSVYGEDEPTPKERALIDLCRKEKARGRRVLAYTVYTGTRDTSGRLKALLEQAGLKVGVLKASVDTSHREDWIMEQVERGIDVLVTNPELVKTGLDLLDFPTIAFMQTGYNVYTLQQAARRSWRIGQKLPVDVVFLGYADTAQTTCLSLMAKKIAVAQSTSGDMPETGLDVLNQDGDSIEVELARRLAA, from the coding sequence ATGGAAAACGTCATTTCACTGTCGCAGTTCGTCGAAGACTTTGGCGATGGGTTGCTGGAGGCGGTCGCCCGCCAGAATCCGCCTGTCCACGACGGCACGCCGGACCCGTTCCGGGAGTTGGTCATGGACGGGCTGACGCGCAAGCCGTTCGATGCGCAGCGTGACGCGGTGCAAGCCGCGGTCAAGCTGCTCAACGACGCGGGCGAGCCGGCCGCGATCATCAATGCGGAGATGGGCACCGGCAAAACCATGATGGCCATCAGTGCCGCGGCCGTCATGCACGCAGAGGGAGCGCGGCGTTTCCTGGTGGTCTCGCCACCACACCTGGTTTACAAGTGGCGGCGCGAGATCCGGGAAACCATCGCAGGCGCGCGCGTCTGGGTGCTCAACGGCCCGGATACGCTTCGCAAGCTCATCGCCATGCGCGGGATGATCGGATTGCCCTCGCCGGACGAGCCGGAATTCTTCGTCCTCGGCCGTGTGCGCATGCGGATGGGATTCCACTGGAAGCCGGTCGTCGCCGTAAGGAAGCGGCATGTCCGGCAGTTCACCGAGGACGGAAACGAGCGGTCGCGATCCTTGGTCAAAACGACGGAGGTTGCGGCATGCCCGGATTGCGGCCATGTGCTTGTGGACGTTGAGGGTATCCCGTTGCCGCCCGCGGCCTTCCCCGACGATATGCGTCGTAGCTGTCCCGAGTGCGGGGTGGCGTTGTGGACGCTTATCCGGCCGGGGAAACCGAAGAGTCGGCGCGATCTGGTACGCCAGGCGCTGCTTCAAATCCCGACGATCGGGCCGAAGTCCGCGGATCGGTTGTTGTCCGTGTTTGGCGAGGAGGCGCTTGAGGAGATGCTTTCCGACAACGTCTATGAGTTCGTCAACCTCATGGATGACAAAGGCGAACTGATGTTTGCGGATCGTCAGGCGGCGCGCATCGAGCGCAGACTGGCGGCCCTCGAGTTCAACTTCGGGCAGGGCGGATATCAACCCACGGAGTTCATCAAGCGGTATCTGCCGCGTGGCTTCTTCGATCTGCTCATTGTGGACGAAGGCCACGAGTTCAAAAACGAGGGGTCGGCCCAGGGGCAGGCCATGGGCGTCCTGGCCAACCATGTGCGCAAGGTCTTGCTGTTGACCGGCACGCTCATGGGAGGCTATGCCGACGATCTCTTCTTTCTGCTGTGGCGGATCATGCCCCAACGGATGGTAGAGGACGGCTTCCGTCCCAACGGTCGTGGCAGCCTCGGATCGGCGGCCATGGAGTTCATGCGGCAGCACGGTATCCTGAAGGACATCTACAAAGAGACTGAAGGCGAATCGCACCGCACGTCCCGCGGCAAGCAGGTCACGGTACGCACGGTGAAGGCCCCGGGCTTCGGCCCCAAGGGAATCGCCCGCTACGTGCTTCCGTTTACGGTGTTCCTCAAGCTCAAGGACATCGGCGCCGATGTGCTGCCGCCCTACGAGGAGCGTTACGTGGACGTAGCGATGGAGCCGGAACAGGCCGAGCGCTACAACCACTTGGCGTCGACGCTCACGGCGGAGCTGAAGGAGGCCCTGCGCAAGGGGGACAACAGCCTCCTGGGGGTGGTGCTCAACACGCTGCTTGCGTGGCCCGACACCTGTTTCCGGGAGGAGGTTGTGAAACATCCGCGCACGCGGGCGCTTCTGGCCTTCGCCGGTTCGGTGTACGGCGAGGACGAGCCGACACCCAAGGAACGGGCCCTGATCGACCTGTGCAGGAAGGAGAAGGCCCGCGGCCGCCGTGTGCTGGCTTATACGGTGTACACCGGTACGCGGGATACCTCGGGCAGGTTGAAAGCTCTGCTGGAGCAGGCTGGCTTGAAGGTTGGTGTGCTGAAGGCCTCCGTGGACACCTCCCATCGGGAGGATTGGATCATGGAGCAGGTGGAACGGGGGATTGACGTGCTTGTCACGAATCCGGAGCTGGTGAAGACAGGACTCGATCTCCTGGACTTCCCGACCATCGCCTTCATGCAGACAGGGTACAACGTGTACACCCTGCAGCAGGCGGCCAGGCGCTCATGGCGGATTGGCCAGAAGCTGCCGGTCGATGTGGTCTTTCTCGGCTATGCGGATACGGCGCAAACCACGTGTCTCAGTCTCATGGCCAAGAAGATCGCCGTCGCCCAATCCACCTCGGGCGACATGCCGGAAACCGGTCTCGACGTGCTGAACCAGGATGGGGACAGCATCGAGGTCGAGCTTGCCAGACGACTTGCCGCGTAA
- the traE gene encoding type IV conjugative transfer system protein TraE — MKRDHYESEKTAAKAREARWRMMAFGLLAVNIVLSVTVAGTDTTEKTIVVPPTLEKPFWVKGSEMSPEYLEEMSRYLTGLVLNVTPKSVDGNVDVFLRYVAPEAFGDIRTTMAVQGERLKRDNVSTAFYPVDYQTKVKQRQTVITGDFTTMVGKQVVSTVRRSWRFSYSLAGGRLWVSEFLEVESEHPFEAADETVTAPSGQ; from the coding sequence ATGAAACGCGACCACTACGAGAGCGAGAAGACCGCTGCCAAGGCGCGAGAGGCCCGGTGGCGGATGATGGCATTCGGGCTGCTCGCCGTGAACATCGTGCTGTCGGTGACCGTTGCGGGAACGGATACGACAGAAAAAACCATCGTCGTGCCACCGACGTTGGAAAAGCCGTTCTGGGTGAAGGGTTCTGAGATGTCGCCGGAGTACCTCGAGGAAATGTCCCGGTATCTCACCGGACTGGTCCTCAACGTCACGCCCAAAAGCGTGGACGGCAATGTCGACGTGTTTCTGCGCTACGTGGCGCCGGAAGCCTTCGGCGATATCCGCACCACGATGGCGGTGCAAGGCGAGCGGCTCAAGCGCGACAACGTCTCGACGGCGTTTTATCCCGTGGACTATCAGACCAAGGTCAAACAGCGCCAGACCGTGATCACGGGTGACTTCACCACCATGGTGGGCAAGCAGGTGGTGTCGACCGTCCGGCGTTCGTGGCGGTTCAGCTACTCGCTTGCGGGCGGCCGGCTTTGGGTTTCGGAATTCCTGGAGGTGGAGAGTGAGCATCCGTTTGAAGCGGCTGATGAGACCGTTACTGCTCCTTCTGGCCAGTAA
- a CDS encoding TraV family lipoprotein, which yields MRNMPLQFRLSLLVLAVITTGCSLTPEYGCRAPDGVTCMSASEIYDRDGRGEVIRPKVEREDKKDGEEIPLPPAPRRFSGPTSVQPGDPIFREPHRLRVWLVDWEDMSGVYHPNHYLYLRVDDGEWLLPAMRERLLENPDGDAE from the coding sequence ATGAGAAACATGCCGCTCCAGTTCCGGTTGTCCCTTCTCGTGCTGGCCGTCATCACGACCGGTTGTTCGTTGACACCCGAATACGGGTGCCGCGCGCCCGATGGCGTCACCTGCATGAGCGCCTCAGAGATCTACGATCGCGACGGCCGCGGCGAGGTGATTCGGCCGAAGGTCGAACGCGAGGACAAGAAAGATGGCGAGGAAATCCCATTGCCGCCCGCTCCGCGACGGTTTTCCGGGCCCACCTCTGTCCAGCCGGGCGATCCGATCTTCCGTGAGCCCCACCGGCTGAGGGTTTGGCTGGTGGATTGGGAGGATATGAGCGGCGTGTATCACCCCAACCACTATCTCTACCTGCGGGTCGATGACGGCGAATGGCTGTTGCCGGCGATGCGCGAACGCCTGCTGGAGAACCCCGATGGCGATGCCGAGTAA
- a CDS encoding OmpA family protein has translation MFCIALVTGCAVQHSKVADPEDWRRGIAQTAQGKYVVCELCPTKTPKTPYRPERSEAAVDSLPAAGGEPTADSPSVPPAINTSKHTETVDRMTQRPGEANGATSSADDAGKRLPATSQPLLTLRFPFDVARLQAEHRQELAEFAANVWPTLQVKSLVVVGHTDDIGPQAYNDSLALKRAENVASVLRELGVRPVHTEAEGKCCYVADNETPQGRALNRRAEIRLFVNPKESTQ, from the coding sequence TTGTTCTGCATCGCGCTCGTGACGGGCTGCGCGGTACAGCACAGCAAAGTCGCTGACCCGGAAGATTGGCGGCGCGGCATTGCCCAGACCGCCCAGGGGAAATACGTGGTGTGCGAGCTGTGCCCGACGAAAACGCCCAAGACCCCTTACCGCCCCGAACGGAGCGAAGCCGCTGTTGATTCATTGCCGGCGGCGGGTGGCGAGCCAACAGCAGACAGCCCGTCAGTACCACCGGCCATCAACACCTCGAAGCATACGGAGACCGTAGATCGGATGACTCAGCGCCCCGGCGAAGCAAACGGTGCGACAAGCAGCGCGGACGACGCCGGAAAACGCCTGCCGGCAACCTCGCAACCGCTGCTGACTCTGCGGTTCCCTTTCGACGTCGCCCGTCTCCAGGCCGAGCACAGGCAGGAACTCGCAGAATTCGCGGCCAACGTATGGCCGACGCTACAGGTCAAGTCACTGGTCGTTGTGGGTCACACCGACGATATCGGTCCCCAGGCCTACAACGATTCGCTCGCACTAAAGCGCGCTGAAAACGTTGCCTCCGTGTTGCGCGAGCTGGGTGTCCGGCCCGTGCATACCGAGGCCGAGGGCAAGTGCTGCTACGTCGCGGATAACGAGACCCCGCAAGGCCGCGCCCTCAATCGTCGCGCCGAAATCAGACTTTTCGTTAACCCAAAGGAGTCAACGCAATGA
- the traC gene encoding type IV secretion system protein TraC → MAMPSNPLARLRDLVHAALNDGAHPIQDVQDEKLPPSQHRIREFFDTHRLADLLPFESYDPDSGLFYNDDSFGFVYELNAVTGADESAARILAGIFTQGLPDKISFQFTLWASPTVMPRLTHWARARRPDGDLDGVAADGTGRDDQRSHSIFRSLARRRVGYLAGGAHTSLLSTQPMLVRDYRLIVSVILPKPLPSRQVYVERQAQQLRKALLGSFSSAGLHGDFLDADGFVDLIDDILNPRGGTGEEKRERHRWDELSLIRNQVVRQDTSLLIGRDGMMLNHTDVRCFSVRTYPSAWALWGMSELVGDFFQDALRIPCPFLFTVNIHIPDQVAAKNVTKIKAARATQASESPMGRFVPVWRDKKSEWDFVNKKVEEGHTLCRVNHQLVLFAAPGEGDTAANAVKSLFKSKGWDLILDRFIQVHTLLSSLPFTLSPTLVKEMEKLGRLRTMLTWSAANLLPVIGEWKGGGSPVLMLVGRRGQLFYTDPYDNDKGNYNVAVAAASGAGKSFFVQEMALAIRGMGGRAWIIDVGRSYMRLANIIGGMYLEFGPDSNLNLNPFTHIEDWADEGLPMLKPLLSQMASPSAPVGDIQASFIEQALNHAWAQYKNSATITPVAQFLLNHPDPRAQDLGVQLYPYTKDGMYARFFEGPSTIRFDNPFVVLELGELNNKPDLQSVVVLILMMQIAQAMYLGDRGIRKMCIIDEAWRLMSGGHAGKFIEEGYRVARKHGGNFVTITQGIDDYYKSETAKAALQNADWVYLLRQKPESIQQLAKSDRLVMNDFMNRALKSVDTKQGQYSELMVYGPSGWTIGRLVVDPFSEKLYSTKAEEYEAIERMLAQGLTLEQAIEELVKRSRR, encoded by the coding sequence ATGGCGATGCCGAGTAATCCGCTCGCCAGGCTGCGGGACCTGGTGCACGCCGCCCTGAACGACGGCGCCCATCCGATCCAGGACGTCCAGGACGAGAAACTTCCGCCATCGCAGCACCGTATCCGCGAGTTCTTTGACACGCACCGCCTCGCGGACCTGCTGCCATTCGAGTCTTACGACCCTGACTCAGGGCTGTTCTATAACGACGACTCGTTTGGCTTCGTGTACGAGCTGAATGCTGTTACCGGCGCCGACGAAAGCGCCGCCCGCATTCTTGCAGGCATATTCACGCAGGGCCTGCCAGACAAGATCAGCTTCCAGTTCACGCTATGGGCATCGCCGACTGTGATGCCGCGGCTCACCCACTGGGCGCGGGCCCGGCGCCCTGACGGCGATCTGGACGGAGTGGCCGCGGACGGAACAGGGCGCGACGACCAACGCAGCCACAGCATATTCCGCTCACTGGCGCGGCGCCGCGTCGGATATCTCGCCGGCGGCGCCCACACCTCCCTTCTGTCCACCCAGCCGATGCTGGTGCGCGACTACCGGCTGATCGTATCCGTCATCCTGCCCAAGCCGCTCCCGTCACGGCAGGTCTACGTCGAGCGCCAAGCGCAGCAGCTGCGCAAAGCGCTCCTGGGCAGCTTCAGCAGCGCCGGCCTTCACGGCGATTTTCTTGACGCCGACGGATTCGTCGATCTTATCGACGACATCCTCAACCCGAGAGGCGGTACCGGAGAAGAGAAGCGCGAGCGTCACCGCTGGGATGAACTGTCGCTCATCCGCAACCAAGTGGTCCGTCAGGACACGTCCCTGCTCATCGGCCGCGACGGCATGATGCTCAACCATACCGACGTGCGCTGTTTCAGCGTGCGGACATACCCGTCGGCATGGGCGCTGTGGGGCATGAGCGAGCTGGTGGGCGATTTCTTTCAGGACGCCCTGCGCATCCCGTGCCCATTCCTGTTCACGGTTAACATCCATATCCCCGACCAGGTGGCGGCGAAGAACGTCACCAAGATCAAAGCAGCCCGCGCAACCCAGGCGTCTGAATCGCCCATGGGACGTTTCGTGCCGGTATGGCGCGACAAGAAGAGCGAGTGGGATTTCGTCAACAAGAAGGTTGAGGAAGGGCATACCCTCTGCCGTGTGAATCACCAGTTGGTGCTGTTTGCCGCACCGGGCGAAGGCGATACCGCCGCCAACGCGGTGAAGAGCCTGTTCAAATCCAAGGGCTGGGACCTCATTCTGGATCGTTTTATCCAGGTCCACACCCTGCTCTCATCGCTGCCCTTCACTTTGTCGCCGACTCTGGTGAAGGAAATGGAGAAGCTCGGCCGCCTGCGCACCATGCTGACCTGGAGTGCAGCCAACCTGCTGCCGGTCATCGGTGAATGGAAGGGCGGCGGCTCGCCGGTGCTGATGCTGGTCGGGCGCCGCGGCCAGCTGTTCTACACCGACCCCTACGACAACGACAAAGGCAATTACAACGTCGCTGTGGCGGCGGCATCAGGTGCCGGCAAGAGCTTCTTCGTGCAGGAGATGGCCTTGGCGATCCGCGGCATGGGCGGTCGCGCCTGGATCATTGATGTCGGCCGCTCCTATATGCGTCTGGCCAACATCATCGGCGGCATGTACCTGGAGTTTGGCCCCGACTCCAATTTGAACCTCAATCCGTTCACCCATATTGAGGACTGGGCAGACGAAGGCCTGCCGATGCTCAAACCGCTGCTGTCACAGATGGCCTCGCCTTCTGCGCCGGTCGGCGACATCCAGGCCTCGTTCATCGAACAGGCACTGAATCACGCATGGGCGCAGTACAAAAACAGCGCCACGATCACGCCCGTTGCGCAGTTCCTGCTGAATCATCCGGACCCCCGCGCCCAGGACCTGGGGGTCCAACTCTATCCCTACACGAAGGACGGCATGTACGCCAGGTTCTTCGAGGGCCCGTCAACCATCCGGTTCGACAATCCATTCGTGGTGCTCGAGCTGGGCGAGCTGAACAACAAGCCGGACCTGCAATCCGTGGTGGTGCTGATCCTGATGATGCAAATCGCCCAGGCTATGTACCTGGGAGATCGGGGCATACGCAAGATGTGCATCATCGACGAGGCATGGCGACTGATGTCCGGCGGCCACGCCGGCAAGTTTATCGAAGAAGGTTATCGCGTCGCCAGAAAACATGGTGGCAACTTCGTGACGATCACGCAGGGCATCGACGACTACTACAAGTCCGAAACCGCCAAAGCGGCTCTGCAGAACGCCGACTGGGTGTATCTGCTGCGTCAGAAACCGGAATCAATCCAGCAACTCGCGAAGAGCGATCGCCTGGTGATGAACGACTTTATGAACCGCGCGCTCAAGTCGGTGGACACCAAGCAGGGGCAGTATTCGGAGCTGATGGTGTATGGCCCGAGCGGGTGGACCATCGGCCGCCTGGTCGTCGATCCATTCTCGGAAAAGCTCTACTCGACCAAGGCCGAGGAATACGAAGCCATTGAACGCATGCTGGCTCAGGGCCTCACGCTTGAGCAGGCCATCGAAGAACTGGTGAAAAGGAGCCGCAGGTAA
- the traL gene encoding type IV conjugative transfer system protein TraL, whose product MGEEESHVIPKHLDDPPMYLMWDADEAWAFLGPLFVVLAFTPSLVNLILGGVLGFFSMRTLARIKATGGKQLIKHALYWYTPTEAWFKFRRTPPSDVREFVG is encoded by the coding sequence ATGGGCGAAGAAGAGAGCCACGTCATCCCGAAGCATCTGGACGATCCGCCCATGTATCTGATGTGGGACGCCGATGAGGCCTGGGCCTTTCTTGGCCCTCTGTTCGTGGTGCTGGCGTTTACGCCAAGCCTCGTCAATCTCATCCTCGGCGGCGTGCTCGGCTTCTTCTCGATGCGGACGCTTGCCCGCATCAAGGCCACAGGCGGCAAACAGCTGATCAAGCACGCGCTCTACTGGTACACGCCGACGGAGGCGTGGTTCAAGTTCCGGCGCACGCCACCGTCGGACGTGCGGGAGTTTGTGGGATGA
- a CDS encoding TrbI/VirB10 family protein produces the protein MTPPNDTPVVPDRKRVKVRQYAALAGIVLATVGFAGWALWTSFQPKGEVRRPEEKPVTRKIQTPGPADPRDVWIAKSEEDLLKLKQERKELEDNMRKLREELDSVKTQQKTEAEAQKKASQLPPLPPAPASSANASVNTGPAALPPPPGSVGTRNVPPGAGGAQKKEAAITELVIPLPETPKAAASRNIDNYIPAGSFGRAILLTGLDAPTGGASQNNPVPFVVKLKDHGRLPNGFRSRVKACHVVLAGYGDISSERVYARTETLSCVLKDGRVLETPLKGYVSGEDGKTGMRGRLVSKQGALIARSLLAGIFGGIGEGISTSYQTVTTSALGTVSTVDPNKVLQQGVAEGFGTALDRISKWYLERADETYPVIEVDAARVGDIVLTQGASIGEDANAGGEGPRRPLVTDEELKKAATLEKYPWHQK, from the coding sequence ATGACGCCGCCGAACGACACCCCCGTCGTCCCCGATCGCAAGCGCGTAAAAGTGCGGCAATACGCCGCGCTGGCCGGGATCGTCCTGGCGACCGTCGGCTTTGCAGGTTGGGCGCTTTGGACATCGTTCCAGCCTAAGGGCGAGGTGCGCCGGCCTGAGGAGAAACCGGTTACCCGCAAGATTCAGACGCCTGGGCCGGCCGATCCGCGGGACGTGTGGATAGCCAAGTCCGAAGAGGATCTGCTCAAGCTGAAGCAGGAGCGCAAGGAACTGGAAGATAACATGCGCAAGCTCCGCGAGGAGCTGGATTCGGTGAAGACGCAGCAAAAGACCGAAGCCGAGGCACAGAAGAAAGCCTCGCAGCTTCCTCCGCTTCCGCCGGCGCCGGCGTCAAGCGCAAACGCCAGCGTAAACACCGGTCCCGCGGCATTGCCGCCTCCGCCAGGGAGTGTCGGCACGAGGAACGTCCCGCCTGGCGCAGGCGGCGCGCAGAAGAAAGAAGCCGCCATTACTGAACTCGTGATCCCATTGCCGGAAACGCCCAAGGCCGCGGCTTCGCGCAATATCGACAACTACATTCCAGCAGGGTCGTTCGGGCGGGCGATTCTGCTCACGGGCCTCGACGCGCCCACCGGGGGCGCATCGCAGAATAACCCGGTGCCGTTCGTGGTGAAGCTCAAGGACCACGGACGCCTCCCTAATGGTTTCCGCTCCCGCGTGAAGGCCTGCCATGTCGTGCTCGCCGGATACGGCGACATATCGAGCGAGCGCGTGTATGCGCGTACCGAGACGCTCAGCTGCGTGCTCAAGGATGGACGTGTCCTCGAAACACCGCTCAAGGGATACGTCTCCGGGGAAGACGGAAAAACAGGCATGCGCGGGCGTCTTGTCTCCAAGCAGGGCGCGCTCATCGCCCGCTCGCTGCTGGCCGGTATCTTCGGTGGGATCGGGGAAGGTATCTCGACCAGCTATCAGACGGTCACCACGAGTGCCCTGGGGACTGTATCCACCGTCGATCCGAACAAGGTCCTGCAGCAGGGCGTTGCCGAGGGCTTCGGGACCGCCCTCGATCGCATCTCCAAGTGGTACCTGGAGCGCGCCGATGAGACCTATCCGGTGATCGAGGTCGACGCCGCCCGGGTCGGCGACATCGTGCTCACCCAGGGGGCGAGCATCGGCGAGGACGCCAACGCCGGCGGCGAGGGTCCGCGCCGCCCGCTGGTCACCGACGAGGAACTCAAGAAGGCAGCAACCCTGGAGAAGTACCCATGGCACCAAAAATGA